The following coding sequences are from one Paenibacillus stellifer window:
- a CDS encoding metal-dependent hydrolase translates to MKLTYYGHSALLVESAEASVIIDPFLSGNPASGADPKDIKVDAVLLTHGHSDHLGDAVEIAKNNDCPIFGVYELADYCQDKGAKVQHMNIGGATSYHGFTIKYTPALHSSSIKEGDTWIYLGEPAGILLTLEGKTLYHAGDTALFGDMRLIGERHAIDAAFLPIGDMLTMGPDDALLAARWLRAGKVIPVHYNTFPAIKQDGTQFCDRLKQEGIEGYPLKPGESLET, encoded by the coding sequence ATGAAACTGACATACTACGGCCATTCGGCGCTGCTGGTGGAATCGGCGGAGGCGAGCGTCATCATCGATCCCTTCCTGTCGGGCAATCCCGCTTCCGGAGCGGACCCGAAAGACATCAAAGTCGACGCCGTCCTGTTGACTCACGGGCACTCTGATCATCTGGGCGACGCGGTCGAAATCGCGAAGAACAACGACTGCCCGATCTTCGGAGTGTACGAGCTGGCGGATTACTGCCAGGACAAAGGCGCCAAGGTGCAGCATATGAATATCGGCGGAGCAACGTCCTATCATGGATTCACGATCAAATACACGCCGGCCCTTCATTCCTCTTCGATCAAAGAGGGCGATACGTGGATCTATCTCGGCGAGCCCGCAGGCATTCTGCTGACTCTGGAGGGCAAGACGCTGTACCATGCGGGAGATACGGCTCTCTTCGGCGACATGCGGCTCATCGGAGAACGCCATGCCATTGATGCCGCGTTCCTGCCGATCGGGGATATGCTGACGATGGGGCCGGATGATGCGCTGCTGGCCGCGCGCTGGCTGCGGGCGGGCAAGGTGATTCCCGTCCATTACAATACGTTCCCGGCGATTAAGCAGGACGGGACGCAGTTCTGCGACCGGCTGAAGCAGGAGGGCATCGAAGGCTATCCGCTGAAGCCAGGGGAGAGCCTGGAAACATAA
- a CDS encoding cell wall hydrolase, translating into MPVFFRQNRWMMPLFGVILACFSAIIILAPMLGQDRERAKPLGGELRRTLTLTSAASRAEADAGPREEAFRTARSGAISANAPDLVNHLHKSLSPAIKISSAAWKAAPVLHVLDPGRIIRISASESTARGAGAPVRVTGSGQAVKRETVLTKKQGVQPKVKKAVIPKSPPIILYFSRTKLLSRDERSQATRSYTVSNEEVLLLQKIVMAEAEGEPYEGKVAVANVVLNRLRSANFPKSIRDVVYQKHQFSPVANGRLKRVRPNADTVKAVSAALSGKKAVSDDTYYFLSLKLAQDLTVHHSRTFTKKIGNHSFYR; encoded by the coding sequence ATGCCTGTATTTTTTAGACAAAACCGCTGGATGATGCCGCTTTTCGGCGTTATTTTGGCGTGTTTCTCTGCAATTATAATTTTGGCGCCTATGCTGGGCCAGGATCGTGAGAGAGCTAAACCGCTGGGAGGAGAATTGAGGCGGACTCTCACGCTGACTTCCGCAGCAAGCCGGGCTGAAGCGGATGCCGGACCCCGGGAGGAGGCCTTCCGAACAGCGAGATCAGGGGCTATATCTGCAAATGCGCCGGACCTTGTGAACCATCTGCATAAATCCCTGTCTCCTGCAATTAAGATTTCATCCGCTGCCTGGAAGGCCGCCCCGGTTCTGCATGTGCTGGACCCCGGTCGCATCATCCGAATATCCGCAAGCGAATCGACAGCCAGGGGAGCCGGAGCACCGGTCAGGGTGACCGGGAGCGGACAGGCGGTGAAGCGGGAGACAGTGCTGACCAAGAAGCAGGGCGTCCAGCCCAAGGTAAAGAAAGCCGTAATACCGAAATCTCCCCCCATAATCCTATACTTCTCACGGACCAAGCTGTTAAGCCGGGATGAACGCTCCCAAGCGACCCGGAGCTATACGGTATCCAATGAAGAGGTGCTTCTGCTGCAGAAAATTGTCATGGCAGAGGCGGAAGGCGAACCGTACGAGGGCAAGGTGGCAGTCGCCAACGTTGTTCTAAACCGGCTGCGGTCAGCCAATTTCCCCAAATCGATCCGAGATGTAGTATACCAGAAGCATCAATTCAGTCCGGTCGCCAACGGCAGGCTGAAACGGGTGCGTCCGAATGCCGACACCGTCAAGGCGGTCTCTGCCGCTCTGTCCGGAAAGAAGGCCGTAAGCGACGACACATATTATTTCCTGTCGCTTAAGCTGGCGCAGGATTTGACGGTACATCACTCGCGCACCTTCACCAAAAAAATCGGCAATCACAGCTTTTACCGCTAA
- a CDS encoding UDP-N-acetylglucosamine--LPS N-acetylglucosamine transferase: MRKKRVLLFSEGFGTGHTGAAYALAEGIKRLNPEVQCRVIELGKFLNPTVAPWILSAYRKTVSSQPKLVGMLYKTQYDRSLNRFTKLALHRVFYNHARQVIEQLKPDLIICTHPLPAAVVSRLKAQGLDVPLYTLITDYDAHGSWINDEVSRYLVSTSRVKAILTGRGIPESKITVTGIPVHPKFWERTSRESLRQELGLKNMPAVLVMGGGWGLMFGEQFIDALTAKLDKIQLIFCMGSNEKLVEKLRHDLRLHHPNVKILGYTNEVNKLMDAADLLITKPGGMTCTEALAKGIPMLFYQAIPGQEEKNCQYFVELGLAEVLDSEAVIDNWFQRLNREYAELEEQRSRRLSPDRYQPRGCAAAVLEMLGKADGLAGLRGARTQAIPDEAVCVTP; encoded by the coding sequence ATGCGAAAGAAAAGAGTACTGCTGTTCTCGGAAGGCTTCGGCACCGGGCATACAGGAGCAGCCTATGCTCTGGCCGAAGGAATCAAGCGCCTTAATCCGGAGGTTCAGTGCCGGGTCATCGAGCTGGGCAAGTTCCTGAATCCGACTGTGGCCCCCTGGATTCTTTCCGCTTACCGCAAGACCGTCAGCAGTCAGCCGAAGCTGGTTGGCATGCTGTACAAGACGCAGTATGACAGATCGCTCAACCGGTTCACCAAGCTTGCGCTGCACCGGGTCTTCTATAATCATGCACGGCAGGTCATCGAGCAGTTGAAACCCGATCTTATTATATGCACACATCCCCTTCCGGCCGCCGTCGTCTCCCGGCTGAAGGCTCAGGGGCTGGATGTGCCGCTGTATACGCTCATTACGGATTACGATGCCCACGGCAGCTGGATCAACGATGAGGTGAGCCGTTACCTCGTCTCCACTTCAAGGGTCAAGGCGATCCTGACGGGGCGCGGCATTCCGGAGAGCAAAATCACCGTGACAGGCATCCCCGTCCACCCGAAATTCTGGGAACGGACCAGCAGGGAGTCTCTGCGGCAGGAACTGGGGCTGAAGAACATGCCTGCCGTACTGGTTATGGGAGGCGGCTGGGGTCTTATGTTCGGCGAACAATTTATCGACGCACTGACGGCCAAACTCGACAAAATCCAGCTGATCTTCTGCATGGGCAGCAATGAGAAGCTGGTGGAGAAGCTGCGCCATGACCTCCGGCTGCATCATCCTAACGTGAAGATTCTGGGCTACACGAATGAAGTCAACAAGCTGATGGACGCCGCCGATCTGCTCATTACGAAGCCCGGCGGTATGACCTGCACGGAGGCGCTGGCCAAAGGCATTCCGATGCTCTTCTATCAGGCGATCCCCGGACAGGAAGAGAAGAACTGCCAATACTTCGTGGAATTGGGACTCGCCGAGGTGCTGGACTCCGAAGCCGTCATTGACAACTGGTTCCAGCGTCTGAACCGGGAATACGCGGAGCTTGAGGAGCAGCGCAGCCGCCGGCTGTCTCCCGACCGTTACCAGCCCCGCGGCTGCGCGGCTGCTGTACTGGAAATGCTGGGCAAGGCCGATGGCCTGGCCGGTCTCCGGGGAGCGCGGACTCAGGCTATTCCCGACGAAGCTGTCTGTGTAACGCCTTAG
- a CDS encoding YhgE/Pip domain-containing protein, whose amino-acid sequence MKSLLVFFRDVGAALKKPKVFIPILVVLFIPVLYSGLFLKAFWDPYGKMNELPVAVVNEDKGAEYEGSKLTAGADLVEELKKTDGFQWNFVSREAAEAGLKDNTYYMAVLVPEDFSERATTLLEDNPTPAQIIYEPNEGYNFLAGQIGNTAVKDIRTKISAKVTEAYTDSVFDKLTDISSGMGEASDGATKLADGATKLNDGAGKLKDNLLVLTEGAGKLQAGVEPLSKGVSDLNSGASQLKSGSSTLASGLQQLSDAHKQLQNGVAQAADGGKKLNAGLQQTLTGSQKLQAGTESAVQGSAQLQAGAQSVVKGSEQLESGLKASSAGSVKVSEGAKSVAQGLQALAQSNEQLAANPAVKQLIAASAAVAEGSEQLSQSQQQLAQGATALHTGSQQLSAGLDQLHSGAQQLNTGAEQLVQGQKQLADGASSLVAGGSKLTAGMNQFGTKLGEAAAGGSKLAQGGAALEAGTTKLLNGVSQLNSGIGSVADGSKKLADGAGQLQDGTKELQSGSSELASKLGDAAEQTSSVKKTDSMVSMFAEPVQMETKVLNEVPNYGTGFSPYFMSLGLFVGALICTLVISLRDSSVEGATWFNRFISRSLAFSGMSLIQSLLASLLLLYGLDLKVQSVPLFFLFTFITGLGFMWIIQAIVTWLDQPGRFVVIVLLIFQLTTSAGTFPLELIPGWMKPINPLLPMTYSVQGFKAVISTGDFSKMWSDAFTLLSFGVVFLFFTFLYFMSRRHEVQTEANREQVLSV is encoded by the coding sequence GTGAAGTCATTATTAGTGTTTTTTAGGGATGTGGGTGCGGCTCTGAAGAAGCCGAAGGTTTTTATTCCTATACTGGTCGTTCTGTTCATTCCGGTACTGTACAGCGGATTGTTCCTGAAGGCATTCTGGGACCCCTACGGTAAAATGAATGAACTGCCCGTTGCAGTCGTCAACGAAGACAAGGGTGCGGAGTATGAAGGGAGCAAGCTCACCGCTGGCGCCGATCTAGTTGAGGAACTGAAGAAGACCGACGGTTTTCAATGGAACTTTGTAAGCCGTGAAGCGGCGGAAGCGGGACTTAAAGACAATACTTATTATATGGCTGTTCTCGTTCCGGAGGACTTCTCTGAAAGAGCAACAACTTTGCTTGAGGACAATCCGACCCCGGCTCAAATCATTTATGAGCCTAACGAAGGCTATAACTTCCTTGCCGGACAAATCGGCAATACGGCTGTGAAGGATATCCGAACCAAGATTTCCGCCAAGGTTACCGAGGCTTATACCGATTCGGTATTCGACAAGCTGACCGATATTTCCAGCGGAATGGGAGAAGCCAGCGATGGCGCAACGAAGCTGGCCGACGGCGCGACGAAGCTGAACGATGGCGCAGGCAAGCTGAAAGACAATCTGCTCGTACTCACCGAGGGAGCGGGCAAGCTTCAAGCGGGCGTAGAGCCGCTGAGCAAAGGCGTATCCGACCTGAACAGCGGCGCGTCTCAATTGAAGAGCGGCAGCAGCACTCTGGCTTCCGGGCTTCAGCAGCTGTCCGACGCGCACAAGCAGCTTCAGAACGGCGTAGCGCAAGCAGCTGATGGCGGCAAGAAATTGAATGCCGGACTGCAGCAGACGCTGACCGGGTCACAGAAGCTGCAAGCCGGTACGGAATCTGCCGTTCAAGGCAGCGCGCAGCTGCAGGCCGGAGCACAATCGGTCGTGAAAGGGAGCGAGCAGCTTGAATCGGGACTTAAAGCTTCCAGTGCAGGCAGCGTCAAAGTATCCGAAGGCGCGAAGAGCGTAGCGCAGGGCCTTCAGGCGCTCGCACAGTCCAATGAGCAGCTTGCGGCAAATCCGGCCGTGAAGCAGCTGATTGCAGCGAGTGCGGCGGTAGCGGAAGGCAGCGAGCAGCTGTCGCAAAGCCAGCAGCAGCTGGCGCAAGGAGCGACGGCGCTGCACACCGGCTCCCAGCAGCTGTCCGCCGGACTGGACCAGCTCCACAGCGGGGCACAGCAATTGAACACCGGCGCGGAGCAGCTCGTTCAAGGACAGAAGCAGCTGGCTGACGGCGCATCTTCCCTTGTAGCCGGAGGCAGCAAGTTGACTGCAGGCATGAATCAATTTGGCACGAAGCTGGGTGAAGCGGCTGCCGGCGGCAGCAAGCTGGCCCAAGGCGGAGCAGCGCTTGAAGCCGGAACAACGAAGCTGCTGAACGGCGTATCTCAGCTGAACAGCGGAATCGGGTCTGTGGCTGACGGATCGAAGAAGCTCGCTGACGGCGCAGGACAACTGCAGGACGGAACCAAAGAACTTCAATCCGGTTCATCTGAACTGGCGAGCAAGCTTGGAGACGCAGCCGAACAGACGAGCAGCGTGAAGAAGACCGACTCCATGGTCAGCATGTTCGCAGAACCGGTTCAAATGGAGACGAAAGTATTGAATGAGGTTCCGAATTACGGAACAGGCTTCTCTCCTTATTTCATGTCGCTTGGTTTATTCGTAGGCGCACTGATCTGTACGCTCGTTATCTCGCTGCGTGATTCCTCCGTAGAAGGTGCGACGTGGTTCAACCGCTTTATCAGCCGGTCGCTGGCATTCTCGGGCATGAGCTTGATTCAATCCCTGCTGGCATCGCTTCTGCTGCTCTACGGCCTTGACCTGAAAGTGCAGAGCGTACCGCTGTTCTTCCTGTTTACCTTTATAACGGGTCTGGGATTCATGTGGATTATTCAGGCGATTGTAACCTGGCTTGACCAGCCTGGACGCTTCGTTGTCATCGTTCTTCTGATCTTCCAACTGACAACCAGCGCCGGAACATTCCCGCTGGAGCTGATTCCTGGCTGGATGAAGCCGATCAATCCGCTGCTTCCGATGACTTACAGCGTTCAAGGCTTCAAAGCGGTTATCTCGACTGGTGATTTCAGCAAAATGTGGAGCGACGCGTTTACACTGCTGTCGTTTGGCGTAGTATTCCTGTTCTTCACTTTCCTGTATTTCATGAGCCGCAGACACGAAGTGCAAACCGAAGCAAATCGTGAACAAGTTTTGTCTGTATAA
- a CDS encoding TetR/AcrR family transcriptional regulator, which produces MAVVDRRQQVLQAAAKSFSFFGYKATTMDQVAKIANVGKGTIYTFFTNKDELFDETVRNVTTEFKRIAAGAIERGKPFFENLLRVLDVLDGFRKEQELYIKLTQEQREFGTPQAQEGLDRFENVILDFIEKEVSEAMERGEIKRCDAKVVSHVLFRLYFTLVSDLNKVREPLSKEEIKSYFRLFLAEGIEIAPSQGV; this is translated from the coding sequence ATGGCAGTGGTGGATCGAAGGCAGCAGGTGCTTCAGGCGGCGGCGAAATCCTTCTCGTTCTTTGGATACAAAGCGACCACGATGGACCAGGTAGCCAAAATCGCCAATGTCGGCAAAGGCACGATCTACACGTTCTTCACCAACAAAGATGAATTGTTCGATGAAACAGTGCGGAACGTGACGACGGAATTCAAACGGATCGCAGCCGGCGCGATTGAGCGGGGCAAGCCGTTCTTCGAGAATCTGCTGCGGGTGCTGGACGTGCTGGATGGGTTCCGGAAGGAACAGGAGCTCTACATCAAGCTCACCCAGGAGCAGCGGGAATTCGGAACGCCTCAGGCGCAGGAAGGGCTCGACCGGTTCGAGAACGTCATTCTGGATTTCATCGAGAAGGAAGTAAGCGAGGCGATGGAGCGCGGGGAAATCAAACGCTGTGACGCCAAAGTCGTGTCCCATGTACTCTTCAGATTGTACTTCACGCTGGTCTCCGATTTGAACAAAGTCCGCGAGCCTCTAAGCAAGGAAGAGATCAAATCGTATTTCCGGCTTTTTCTGGCAGAAGGAATCGAGATTGCCCCCTCGCAGGGTGTTTGA